In Deltaproteobacteria bacterium, the genomic window CGGTCAGGCCCACCGTGGCCACCTCTGGGGAGGTGAACACCGCCGCCGGCACCACGGAATAATCCATGCTCTCCGAGGCTCCCAGACAGTTTTTCACGGCCACGAGCCCTTCCATGGCGGCCACGTGGGCCAGCATGATCCGCGCCGGACCCAGCACGTCGCCCACGGCGTAAATGCCCGGCACAGAGGTCCCGAGCTTCTCGTCGACCTTGATCCAGCCGCGCCCATCCGTGGCCACTCCGGCCCCGGCCAGGCCCAGACCAGTTGTGTTGGGCACCCGGCCCACGGCCAGCAGGACCATGTCGGCCTCCACCTCGCTCTCCTTTTGCGCCGAGGGCGGAAGGTTCGCGACAAAGGGCGATGGTCCCAGGGTCACCCGCACGCCGGCGTCGGTCACCTCGGCCTTGCTGGCCGTGCGGGCCAGCTCGCAGCCAATGCCGCGCTTCTTCATCTCGCGCTGGACAAGCTTGCTCAGATCCGCGTCGATGGACGGCACGGGCAGAATGCGGTCCAGCCCCTCGACCACCGTGACCTTGGCGCCCAGGGCCTGGAAAATAAACGCCAGCTCGCACCCGATGACACCGCCGCCAACCACCAGCATCCGCTCCGGGACAGATTGCAATTCCAGGGCATCGTCGCTGGTGATGATGCACGCGTGGTCCACCGGCAGGCTCGGAATGTCGAGAACGCTCGATCCCGTGGCAATGATGACCTTGTCTCCCTCCACCTCGCGCACCGCGCCATCCGCGTCGTGCACGCGCACCAGACCGGCGTTCACGACCTCGCCCCGTCCGCGCAGCAGCGTGACCTTGAGCTTGGCGCAGGTCTTTTCCAGACCGCCGCGCAAAATCCCGGTGACCTTGTTCTTGCGGGCAATGATGGCCGGCATGTCGGGCCGGGCCTCGCTAGCGCCCGTGATTCCGAACTCCGCCAGACGCCGCGCCGTTTCCAGGGCCTCGGCCGAGGCCTTGATGGTCTTGGTCGGGATGCAGCCCCAGTTCAGACAGGTGCCGCCCATGTGGA contains:
- the lpdA gene encoding dihydrolipoyl dehydrogenase, whose protein sequence is MSQRITIIGGGPGGYTAAFAAARAGASVTLVEAVHMGGTCLNWGCIPTKTIKASAEALETARRLAEFGITGASEARPDMPAIIARKNKVTGILRGGLEKTCAKLKVTLLRGRGEVVNAGLVRVHDADGAVREVEGDKVIIATGSSVLDIPSLPVDHACIITSDDALELQSVPERMLVVGGGVIGCELAFIFQALGAKVTVVEGLDRILPVPSIDADLSKLVQREMKKRGIGCELARTASKAEVTDAGVRVTLGPSPFVANLPPSAQKESEVEADMVLLAVGRVPNTTGLGLAGAGVATDGRGWIKVDEKLGTSVPGIYAVGDVLGPARIMLAHVAAMEGLVAVKNCLGASESMDYSVVPAAVFTSPEVATVGLTEAQAREKGFNVTCPQSNFRELGKAQAMGELAGLFKLVVDADSGRLLGAHLAGAHVSDIIAEPTLAMRLGATAQDLARTIHAHPTLAEGILETAHLL